Proteins co-encoded in one Spirosoma endbachense genomic window:
- the purL gene encoding phosphoribosylformylglycinamidine synthase subunit PurL: MDATESLPSLETARKLGLLPDEFDRIAQILGRRPNFTELSIFSVMWSEHCSYKNSIVWLKTLPRDSDRMLAKAGDENAGLVDIGDGLACSFKIESHNHPSALEPYQGAATGVGGINRDIFTMGARPIAQLNSLRFGSLDLAKTKRLLRGVVKGIGDYGNAFGIPTVGGELYFDECYNTNPLVNAFSAGIVEVGKVAKATSYGVGNPVFIVGSATGKDGIHGATFASEDISAASTDKLPAVQVGDPFMEKLLLEATLEIIATGYVIGIQDMGAAGIICSTSEMSAKGEHGMIIDLDKVPTRQPNMAPFEILLSESQERMLVVIEKGKEDVIQGIFDKWDLNCAQIGEVTDTQRLHFYRYGELVADVPAYDLVLGGGAPQYHREYTEPAYIKEFAKFDPSDVDDLDKDELKKVAQHLLTHPNICSRKWVYQQYDSTVGTANRSTNAPSDAAVVRVKGSDKSIVITVDCNSRYVNANPRQGAMIAVAEAARNIVCSGGEPIAVTNNLNFGNPYVPEVYWQFVEAVQGMGEACRRFSTPVTGGNVSFYNQSSDDGPVFPTPTIGMLGLMEHPSHRMTLDFKNEGDLIYLVGPSTDDIASSEYLYSYKGIKASPAPNFDFETEWRIQESIKTMIRNGWIKSAHDISDGGLFVTLAESAMAGDKGFQIETDDRYRTDAFLFGESQSRVVISISPDQQQHVEGYLDDTILPFAFLGKVTAGGFVVDDMAVLTLAEAKDSYDNALGKIMS, from the coding sequence TGAGTATCTTCTCGGTGATGTGGTCGGAACACTGCTCCTACAAAAACTCGATCGTCTGGCTCAAAACACTGCCGCGCGACTCAGACCGGATGCTGGCGAAAGCTGGAGATGAAAATGCCGGATTAGTTGACATTGGCGACGGCCTGGCCTGCTCGTTCAAAATCGAATCCCATAATCACCCATCCGCACTGGAACCCTATCAGGGTGCTGCTACGGGCGTGGGTGGTATCAACCGCGATATCTTTACGATGGGTGCCCGCCCGATTGCTCAGCTTAACTCGCTCCGTTTCGGCAGTCTCGATCTGGCTAAAACCAAGCGGTTGCTGCGGGGTGTCGTGAAAGGTATCGGCGATTATGGTAATGCATTCGGTATTCCAACCGTTGGTGGGGAGCTGTATTTCGATGAGTGCTACAATACAAATCCGCTCGTCAATGCGTTCTCAGCAGGTATTGTTGAGGTCGGAAAAGTGGCTAAAGCGACCTCCTATGGTGTCGGTAACCCTGTGTTTATCGTTGGTTCGGCAACGGGTAAAGATGGTATTCACGGGGCAACGTTTGCGTCGGAAGATATATCGGCAGCATCGACCGATAAGTTACCCGCCGTACAGGTCGGTGACCCTTTCATGGAGAAGCTGTTGCTCGAAGCCACGCTCGAAATCATTGCAACAGGCTATGTGATCGGTATTCAGGATATGGGCGCAGCCGGTATCATCTGTTCGACGTCTGAAATGAGTGCGAAGGGTGAGCATGGTATGATTATCGACCTCGACAAAGTGCCAACGCGTCAGCCTAACATGGCTCCATTCGAAATTCTGCTTTCGGAATCGCAGGAGCGCATGCTCGTTGTGATCGAGAAAGGCAAAGAAGACGTAATTCAGGGCATTTTTGATAAGTGGGATTTGAATTGTGCTCAGATCGGTGAGGTTACGGATACGCAGCGGCTGCATTTCTACCGGTATGGCGAACTGGTTGCCGATGTTCCGGCCTATGATCTTGTGCTGGGTGGTGGCGCTCCTCAATACCATCGTGAATACACCGAACCAGCCTATATTAAAGAGTTTGCCAAATTTGACCCTTCGGATGTAGATGATCTGGATAAGGATGAGCTGAAAAAAGTGGCTCAGCATTTGTTGACTCACCCCAATATCTGTTCCCGCAAGTGGGTCTATCAGCAGTATGATTCTACCGTCGGAACGGCCAACCGCAGTACCAATGCACCTTCTGATGCTGCCGTCGTGCGTGTAAAAGGATCGGATAAATCAATTGTCATTACGGTCGATTGCAATAGCCGTTACGTCAATGCCAACCCGCGTCAGGGGGCGATGATCGCCGTGGCAGAAGCCGCCCGGAACATCGTTTGTTCGGGTGGAGAGCCTATTGCCGTTACCAATAACCTGAATTTCGGCAATCCATATGTGCCGGAAGTGTACTGGCAGTTTGTTGAGGCCGTTCAGGGTATGGGCGAAGCCTGCCGCCGGTTCAGTACACCCGTTACGGGAGGTAACGTCAGTTTTTACAACCAAAGCTCCGACGATGGTCCGGTGTTCCCGACGCCAACGATTGGTATGCTGGGTCTGATGGAACACCCCAGCCACCGAATGACACTCGATTTTAAAAATGAAGGTGATCTGATTTATCTGGTTGGTCCTTCAACCGATGACATTGCCTCATCGGAATATCTGTATTCATACAAGGGTATTAAAGCCTCTCCGGCACCAAACTTCGACTTTGAGACGGAATGGCGCATCCAGGAATCGATCAAAACAATGATTCGAAATGGCTGGATCAAATCCGCCCACGACATATCGGACGGTGGCCTGTTTGTAACCCTGGCCGAATCGGCAATGGCGGGCGACAAAGGATTCCAGATCGAAACTGATGATCGTTACCGTACGGATGCCTTCCTGTTTGGCGAAAGCCAGAGCCGGGTCGTTATTTCGATCTCGCCTGACCAGCAACAACACGTTGAAGGGTATCTGGATGATACGATTCTGCCCTTTGCCTTTTTGGGAAAAGTTACTGCCGGCGGATTTGTCGTCGACGATATGGCCGTGCTGACCCTGGCCGAAGCAAAAGACAGCTACGATAACGCTCTAGGCAAGATTATGAGCTAA
- a CDS encoding DNA topoisomerase IV subunit B: MTEQANQPVQYNEDSIRSLDWREHIRLRPGMYIGKLGDGAAADDGIYVLIKETIDNCIDEHVMGFGKNIDVRVTDHRVEVRDYGRGIPLGKVVEVVSKINTGGKYDSGAFQKSVGLNGVGTKAVNALSGYFRVQAFREGRTVWAEFERGILKNQGEEPTSERNGTLICFEPDDTVFKHFHYIPQFLENMIWNYCYLNAGLTITFNKQKYVSQNGLLDLLRDKTKKDEDSLRYPIIHLKGNDLEIAMTHGNQYGEEYYSFVNGQYTTQGGTHLQALREAIVETIRKHFDKNYDVADVRASIIAAVSIRVQEPVFESQTKTKLGSINMSPESNAQSVNSFVKDFVKERLDDFLHMNPSVRDALKKRIEQSERERKELAGIKKLANDRAKKASLHNKKLRDCRNHLPDLKAEDRYQSTLFITEGDSASGSITKSRNVQSQAVFSLRGKPLNCFGLTKKVVYENEEFNLLQHALDIEDGLEGLRYNRIVIATDADVDGMHIRLLMLTFFLQFFPDLVRNGHLYILETPLFRVRNPKNHKETTYCYSDEEKQNAINKLLKGGKKTEITRFKGLGEISPEEFGLFIGENMRLEPVIMEKETSVPKLLSYYMGKNTPDRQRFIIDNLRIEKDIEDAALV; encoded by the coding sequence ATGACAGAACAGGCAAATCAGCCCGTACAGTACAACGAAGACAGTATCCGTTCACTCGATTGGCGCGAACACATTCGCCTTCGGCCGGGCATGTATATTGGCAAACTTGGCGATGGCGCTGCCGCCGATGACGGCATCTACGTCCTGATTAAAGAAACGATTGACAACTGCATCGACGAACACGTGATGGGTTTCGGCAAAAACATCGACGTGCGCGTTACCGATCACCGGGTTGAAGTTCGCGACTACGGCCGTGGCATTCCACTTGGTAAAGTTGTTGAAGTTGTCTCCAAAATCAATACCGGTGGAAAATACGACTCCGGTGCATTCCAGAAATCGGTCGGCCTCAACGGAGTCGGTACGAAAGCGGTCAATGCGTTGTCGGGTTACTTTCGGGTACAGGCTTTTCGTGAGGGACGAACCGTTTGGGCAGAATTTGAACGGGGTATCCTTAAAAATCAGGGCGAAGAACCAACCAGCGAGCGAAACGGAACCCTTATTTGTTTTGAACCAGACGATACTGTATTTAAGCATTTTCATTATATCCCGCAGTTTCTGGAGAACATGATCTGGAACTACTGCTATCTGAATGCAGGTCTGACGATTACATTCAATAAGCAAAAATACGTTTCACAAAATGGTTTGCTAGATCTTCTTCGTGACAAGACAAAAAAAGACGAAGACTCTCTGCGTTACCCGATCATTCACCTGAAGGGTAATGATCTGGAAATTGCCATGACGCATGGTAACCAGTATGGCGAAGAATATTATTCATTCGTTAATGGTCAGTATACTACCCAGGGTGGAACGCACCTTCAGGCCTTGCGCGAAGCAATCGTTGAAACCATTCGTAAACACTTTGACAAGAACTATGACGTAGCCGATGTCAGAGCGTCAATAATTGCCGCCGTAAGTATTCGCGTTCAGGAGCCAGTGTTCGAATCACAGACCAAAACAAAGCTTGGTTCGATCAATATGTCGCCCGAGTCGAATGCCCAATCGGTCAACTCATTTGTTAAAGATTTCGTCAAAGAACGGCTTGACGATTTCCTGCACATGAACCCCTCTGTCCGTGATGCGCTCAAGAAACGTATCGAACAATCGGAGCGGGAACGGAAGGAACTCGCCGGTATAAAAAAATTGGCCAATGATCGTGCCAAAAAAGCAAGTCTTCACAATAAAAAACTTCGCGACTGCCGCAATCATCTGCCCGATTTGAAAGCCGAAGACCGCTATCAGTCAACGCTTTTCATTACCGAAGGTGATTCGGCCAGTGGTTCGATCACCAAATCGCGTAACGTTCAGTCGCAGGCTGTATTCAGCTTACGGGGGAAACCGCTCAACTGTTTTGGCCTGACCAAGAAAGTCGTGTATGAAAACGAAGAATTTAACCTGCTTCAGCACGCGCTCGACATTGAAGACGGGCTGGAGGGGCTTCGCTACAACCGAATTGTGATTGCCACCGATGCCGATGTTGATGGTATGCATATTCGGCTCCTGATGTTGACGTTCTTCCTGCAATTTTTTCCGGATCTGGTTCGTAATGGCCACCTGTATATTCTTGAGACGCCATTATTTCGCGTACGTAACCCTAAAAACCATAAGGAAACGACCTATTGTTATTCGGATGAAGAAAAACAGAATGCAATCAACAAGCTGTTGAAAGGGGGCAAAAAAACCGAAATCACCCGATTTAAAGGCCTTGGAGAAATTTCGCCGGAAGAATTCGGACTGTTTATCGGCGAAAACATGCGCCTGGAACCAGTGATCATGGAGAAAGAAACATCGGTCCCAAAATTGCTCAGTTACTATATGGGTAAGAACACGCCCGATCGTCAACGATTTATTATCGATAACCTGCGCATCGAGAAAGATATAGAAGATGCTGCTTTAGTTTAG
- the pheA gene encoding prephenate dehydratase → MTLESLRNDIDALDDQLLTLLNQRMELVRRVGELKRSTNAVIYRPEREKQIIDRLQTKNNGLMNRPAIEAIFLEIFAVSRNLELPERVAYLGPEGSFTHQAAESRFGAMSAYMALPTIRSVFESVETGRVRFGVIPIENNQEGIVEEAIDLLLEKDLTIAAEVQIPVHFTFATQTENLAEITQIYSKDIAFRQCSKFLNDSFEGLKAELVPVESTSRAAKLAAQNPHTAAVCSHIAAKLFDVPVLFDNIEDSDLNRTRFLILAKNFKNQPSGSDKTTIIAKLPNTESPGVLAEFLQEFNARNINLTKIESRPLREGATFRYWFLIECEGHSDDQDLQEILNHHAAEVKLLGSYVRVA, encoded by the coding sequence ATGACTCTCGAATCCCTCCGTAATGACATCGACGCGCTTGATGATCAGCTCCTTACTCTCCTCAACCAGCGAATGGAGCTTGTGCGTCGGGTAGGCGAACTCAAACGTTCGACAAACGCCGTTATTTATCGCCCTGAGCGCGAGAAGCAAATAATAGACCGTTTGCAAACGAAAAACAACGGCCTGATGAATCGCCCGGCTATTGAGGCTATCTTTCTGGAAATCTTTGCGGTATCGCGCAATCTTGAACTACCGGAGCGGGTTGCTTATTTAGGGCCGGAAGGAAGTTTTACACACCAGGCCGCCGAAAGCCGTTTCGGGGCGATGAGCGCCTATATGGCATTGCCAACCATCCGATCGGTATTCGAGAGCGTAGAAACAGGACGGGTCAGGTTTGGTGTCATACCGATCGAAAATAATCAGGAGGGTATTGTCGAAGAAGCGATCGATCTGCTACTCGAAAAAGACCTGACCATTGCGGCTGAGGTTCAGATTCCTGTCCACTTTACCTTTGCGACGCAGACTGAAAACCTGGCCGAGATCACGCAGATCTATTCCAAAGATATTGCGTTTCGGCAGTGCAGCAAGTTTCTTAATGATTCCTTTGAGGGCTTGAAGGCGGAACTGGTTCCAGTCGAATCGACATCAAGAGCCGCTAAACTGGCTGCCCAAAACCCACATACGGCGGCTGTCTGTTCGCATATTGCCGCCAAACTGTTCGACGTTCCTGTCTTATTCGACAATATCGAAGACAGTGATCTAAACCGCACCCGGTTCCTGATTCTGGCCAAAAATTTTAAAAACCAGCCAAGTGGCAGCGATAAAACAACGATCATTGCCAAGCTGCCTAATACTGAATCTCCAGGGGTCTTGGCCGAATTTCTGCAGGAGTTCAATGCCCGGAACATTAACCTGACCAAAATCGAAAGCCGCCCCCTGCGCGAAGGAGCGACATTTCGCTATTGGTTCCTGATCGAATGTGAAGGCCATTCTGACGACCAGGATTTGCAGGAAATTCTAAATCACCATGCAGCCGAAGTAAAACTGCTGGGAAGTTACGTACGGGTGGCCTAA
- a CDS encoding D-sedoheptulose-7-phosphate isomerase, translating to MNKAYFETYLERQKAAYDAIPIDQVEHIINLIKKCWEEDRQLFAFGNGGSASNVSHFITDLGKSASDRMGKRFRCLSLNESISWITALGNDYAYEDVYVQQLHNYAQPGDLVLTLSVSGNSPNVVKAIHWAKENGLTTIALVGGNGGRLAAIADEVIIVQDEHYGRVEDAQMTICHMLCYGFIES from the coding sequence ATGAATAAAGCTTATTTTGAAACGTATCTCGAACGGCAGAAAGCCGCCTATGATGCTATCCCTATTGATCAGGTAGAACATATTATCAACCTGATCAAAAAATGCTGGGAAGAAGATCGTCAACTCTTTGCGTTCGGAAATGGAGGTAGCGCGTCGAATGTTTCGCATTTTATCACTGATCTTGGCAAAAGCGCATCCGATCGGATGGGAAAACGGTTTCGTTGCTTATCCCTGAATGAAAGTATTTCGTGGATTACAGCCCTTGGCAACGATTATGCCTATGAGGATGTGTATGTCCAGCAATTGCACAACTATGCGCAACCCGGCGATCTGGTACTAACGCTGAGCGTAAGTGGAAACTCGCCAAATGTGGTAAAAGCCATTCACTGGGCGAAGGAGAATGGCTTAACCACCATTGCCCTGGTTGGTGGCAATGGCGGTCGGCTCGCTGCCATTGCCGATGAAGTCATTATTGTTCAGGACGAACACTATGGGCGTGTTGAAGACGCCCAGATGACCATCTGCCACATGCTATGCTATGGGTTTATTGAATCATAA
- a CDS encoding sulfite oxidase-like oxidoreductase: MEANTSSEHPEKLDRIIDARMKLKRRFEEKMAQTPSMTDEQPRGSGLPNRHGMPTVPIGQTVTTKWPVLDLGYQPSIPLDKWQLNIDGEVENPMRLKWEDLMALPQIEDTSDFHCVTTWSRLDVPWVGVRFMDLAALVDPKSTATHVMCYGYDGYSTNLSLEEALKPDVLLVHTADGQPLAREHGGPLRMITPQLYAWKGSKWIKRIEFLTKNQLGFWEERGYSNTAYPWRNDRYS, from the coding sequence ATGGAAGCCAATACATCCTCTGAACACCCTGAAAAGCTCGACCGGATTATCGATGCGCGGATGAAACTGAAGCGTCGGTTCGAAGAGAAAATGGCGCAGACGCCATCTATGACCGATGAGCAGCCACGTGGATCGGGTTTGCCAAACCGACACGGCATGCCCACGGTACCCATCGGGCAGACAGTCACAACAAAATGGCCCGTACTCGACCTTGGTTATCAGCCCAGTATTCCGCTCGATAAATGGCAACTCAACATTGATGGAGAAGTAGAGAACCCGATGCGGCTGAAATGGGAAGATCTGATGGCATTACCGCAGATTGAAGATACGAGCGATTTTCACTGCGTAACCACCTGGTCGCGGCTGGACGTTCCGTGGGTTGGGGTTCGGTTTATGGACCTGGCTGCTCTGGTCGATCCGAAAAGCACCGCAACGCATGTAATGTGCTACGGATACGATGGTTATTCGACCAATCTGTCGCTCGAAGAAGCGCTCAAGCCCGATGTATTGCTGGTTCATACGGCCGATGGTCAGCCACTGGCCCGCGAACATGGTGGACCCTTACGCATGATTACGCCCCAGCTTTACGCCTGGAAAGGCTCTAAATGGATCAAACGCATTGAGTTTTTGACCAAGAATCAGCTCGGTTTCTGGGAAGAGCGTGGTTATTCCAACACGGCCTATCCCTGGCGTAATGATCGCTATTCATAA